In the Wyeomyia smithii strain HCP4-BCI-WySm-NY-G18 chromosome 2, ASM2978416v1, whole genome shotgun sequence genome, one interval contains:
- the LOC129722395 gene encoding phospholipid scramblase 3: MSMEVKSIPNPFHSTTDYDCRKHLTPRIQYCFDKTINLYSVSTTNGQSHSDPKMPHTNPNPRHQEHDNPTFDLSWDYGYDAGLRIAPTSNVVPVVHTGENRIITAQPQQQQDNGLTPDSAIRSINSPFLTPFNPRSGLDFLYGLASVFIEQTYELNEFLSAVSSDNRYTIRGPSNEALYGVSESSDPGDRCWGSLRPFQLSLVDRSHHEVVMLKKNLGCGIFCCFCKNQFLELWATPGILLGCVQQDYGLTSREIILMDGDLNTMFRIPISLGNAIRMPKEAHFLVMDKDLRTQKGTITRAWNVGSSAYTNNIYFAEPELDVRLKVLFVGAAFLLEYIYFQSNCC, from the exons ATGTCAATGGAAGTCAAATCTATTCCAAACCCTTTTCACTCTACCACCGATTATGATTGCCGCAAGCACTTGACACCGCGCATTCAGTATTGCTTTGATAAGACCATCAACCTGTACAGTGTTTCTACCACGAATGGTCAATCACACAGTGATCCGAAGATGCCACACACAAATCCTAACCCTCGTCACCAGGAGCACGATAACCCAACGTTCGATTTGAGCTGGGATTACGGATATGACGCAGGGTTACGCATTGCACCAACAAGCAACGTGGTTCCCGTAG TTCACACCGGAGAAAATCGAATCATCACTGCGCAACCTCAACAACAACAAGATAACGGCC TGACCCCCGACTCAGCTATTAGGTCCATAAACAGTCCTTTTCTGACGCCATTCAACCCCAGATCTGGCCTGGATTTTCTGTACGGACTCGCTTCGGTTTTCATCGAGCAAACGTACGAACTCAATGAGT TTCTATCGGCGGTTTCCTCGGATAATCGCTACACCATTCGTGGTCCGTCCAACGAGGCACTCTATGGCGTGTCAGAAAGCTCCGACCCCGGTGACCGCTGCTGGGGCTCGCTGAGACCCTTTCAACTGTCGCTAGTCGATCGAAGTCATCATGAGGTGGTGATGCTCAAGAAAAACCTTGGCTGTGGGATTTTCTGCTGCTTTTGCAAAAACCAATTCCTAGAACTGTGGGCAACGCCAGGAATACTGCTCGGATGTGTTCAGCAGGACTACGGTTTAACGTCAAGGGAAATCATCCTGATGGACGGAGACTTGAACACAATGTTCAGGATACCGATTTCACTGGGGAACGCAATTCGTATGCCTAAGGAAGCTCATTTTCTAGTTATGGATAAGGACTTGCGTACCCAGAAGGGAACGATTACCAGAGCGTGGAATGTTGGCAGCTCCGCGTACACCAACAATATCTACTTCGCGGAACCGGAACTGGATGTGCGACTCAAGGTCCTTTTCGTGGGAGCAGCTTTCTTGCTA gaatatatttattttcaatcaaaTTGTTGCTGA
- the LOC129722397 gene encoding BOS complex subunit NOMO1, producing MSRPFFPLIVLVYGVLLVSESCTANEVFGCGGFIKNANSDLDFSKVEVGLYNTQGSLKIKTDCSPSNGYYFIPLYDKGEYVLKVIPPPGWSFEPEQVPIKFDGTSDICSQGKDVNFLFKGFGITGTVQIYRQTAGAKGVQVELRSESNAKIGQTVTDSNGIFSFTPIKSGKYVIKVKHDKWHFVIPEYSVTVTTGNTEIPPNSLVVAGFEVEGSVFSDEQPFGNVGFLLYAEKGMVSMVKCPTDKIPPVSGTDPRYGGSPRCYVEPNKSNGKFVFPSVSVGKYRIVPHFSSKDIQFHIRPEAMEFEVGRDSVQLAESFEVTGFSVSGKVLLASGGAGVANARVKLNGREIATTDADGKYLLDNIQAGTYTIQVAATNLQFKDHIVKVALSKPALPDIIVAGFKVCGQVVSKQSHRVAITRKGSTFQVEIPTIENAGGEWCTYLESGQYTVQVLTSEQEHAAGIQFFPLTQSVNVDRSPLSGIIFSQLRATVEGDIRCLPDAGSSCPKDLTITLTALDSSGNPTGQLTKTDQKAGKYLFENVLPGSYEVSVPKFKLCWQADKIKINVKTVKESVESFVQNGYVVSIVSSHATKMSYKQQSVEEAKLHQITLNPGLNAFCVQKAGTYELDLSGCHKYADNVAKTFNTNEVAPLTITAQKHRNTVKILAEEKYTYKAKVSIGNSIQTIEFTPTGELVDNRHVYKYDFFLESGENIHLTPLSDIMLFSPVWLEATGGADCTEVPTKIIANKGLLINGRTNPSIKDVKITLLFPKNAELTPLITTTNEKGEFKFGPIDASLTVELSAEKESYVFSAFDKSTNSFSGHKLCEIIVTVKDDAGNRLSGVLLSLSGAESYRKNLVTGEDGTIKFHSLSPSEYYLRAMMKEYDFKPNSKLIEVKEGATVVQELLGTRTAFSIFGAITSLNGDPFPNVVVEAVTDDRCGNHLEEGTSEFNGLYRIRGLQPGCQYRVRVRTNGPTANVDRSIPKEKLINIEKGDIRDVNMIAISPLTFVDVTVRVLASENDYYKTLKIFLYKKGSDSPVHTQRIESPLNPKGKVNPGIMVFFPRIPFDSKTYYIELTTSLSDKNYKFTLPTVQFTANTSSYFTEMYFRPELRTAESDLNQNSLSAIVLIFIVGFIFFKQDLALELLGMVWNKVSSAVGEIVSRSKPKEQKYEPAVIDEKEIDKLASSINAIKKKKVKKAN from the exons ATGTCGCGACCGTTCTTCCCGTTAATTGTTCTAGTGTACGGTGTACTTCTGGTGTCGGAATCGTGCACGGCAAACGAAGTGTTCGGTTGTGGGGGCTTTATAAAAAATGCAAACTCCGACCTCGATTTCAGCAAGGTGGAAGTTGGACT ATACAACACCCAGGGCAGTTTAAAAATCAAAACGGACTGCTCGCCCTCGAACGGGTACTATTTTATTCCTCTGTATGACAAGGGCGAGTATGTGTTGAAAGTTATTCCTCCACCGGGCTGGAGTTTCGAACCGGAGCAAGTACCAATCAAATTCGATGGAACCAGTGACATCTGCAGTCAGGGCAAGGATGTGAATTTTCTTTTCAAAGGTTTCGGTATTACCGGAACGGTACAAATCTACCGTCAAACAGCTGGAGCCAAAGGAGTACAAGTAGAGCTGAGGTCCGAGAGCAACGCCAAGATCGGTCAGACGGTTACCGATAGCAATGGTATCTTTTCGTTTACTCCGATTAAATCTGGCAAGTATGTCATCAAAGTAAAGCACGATAAGTGGCACTTTGTTATCCCGGAGTATAGTGTGACGGTGACTACAGGGAACACGGAAATTCCTCCGAACTCACTGGTCGTGGCCGGATTTGAGGTGGAGGGTAGTGTTTTCAGTGATGAACAACCGTTTGGTAATGTGGGATTTTTACTGTATGCCGAAAAGGGTATGGTTTCGATGGTGAAATGTCCTACGGACAAAATTCCACCGGTAAGTGGAACTGACCCACGTTACGGTGGCTCACCTCGCTGCTATGTAGAACCTAACAAATCGAATGGGAAATTTGTGTTTCCCAGTGTGTCGGTGGGAAAGTATCGCATTGTGCCACATTTTAGCAGCAAAGATATCCAGTTCCACATTCGTCCGGAGGCGATGGAGTTCGAGGTAGGTCGAGATAGCGTCCAGCTAGCGGAAAGCTTTGAAGTGACTGGATTTAGTGTGAGCGGAAAGGTGCTGCTTGCTAGTGGTGGCGCAGGTGTCGCTAACGCCAGGGTCAAGCTTAACGGCCGTGAAATTGCCACTACGGATGCTGATGGCAAGTATTTGCTGGATAATATACAGGCAGGAACATACACAATTCAGGTGGCAGCAACAAACTTGCAGTTTAAGGATCATATCGTTAAAGTAGCGTTAAGTAAACCGGCCCTGCCGGACATTATCGTAGCAGGTTTTAAG GTTTGCGGTCAAGTTGTTTCTAAGCAGTCCCATCGAGTTGCTATAACAAGAAAGGGTTCAACCTTCCAGGTTGAAATACCAACCATTGAAAATGCTGGAGGTGAATGGTGCACATACCTGGAGAGCGGTCAATATACAGTGCAGGTTTTAACTAGCGAGCAGGAGCATGCCGCAGGAATTCAATTCTTCCCACTGACCCAATCAGTAAATGTTGATCGTTCTCCATTAAGTGGAATCATATTTTCTCAACTCAGAGCTACCGTAGAAGGTGACATTCGGTGCTTGCCGGACGCTGGTAGCAGCTGTCCAAAAGACTTGACTATCACTTTGACTGCATTGGATTCTAGTGGGAATCCAACTGGCCagttaaccaaaacagatcaaaaggCTGGtaaatatttattcgaaaatgtgCTTCCCGGAAGCTATGAAGTTTCCGTGCCGAAATTCAAACTATGCTGGCAAGCCGACAAGATTAAAATTAACGTAAAAACTGTGAAGGAATCAGTTGAAAGCTTTGTCCAAAATGGCTACGTCGTATCAATAGTTTCGAGTCACGCAACAAAGATGTCATACAAACAGCAAAGCGTAGAGGAAGCTAAATTGCACCAAATCACTTTAAATCCCGGACTAAATGCATTCTGCGTACAGAAAGCCGGTACCTACGAACTCGATCTCAGTGGTTGCCACAAATACGCCGACAACGTTGCCAAAACGTTCAACACAAACGAAGTCGCACCACTTACGATAACTGCACAGAAGCATCGCAACACCGTCAAAATACTCGCAGAGGAAAAGTACACTTATAAAGCCAAAGTATCCATCGGAAACTCAATCCAAACGATCGAATTCACGCCCACCGGTGAACTCGTAGATAACCGACATGTCTACAAGTATGACTTCTTCCTGGAGTCGGGAGAAAATATTCACTTAACACCGCTGTCTGATATTATGCTGTTCAGTCCAGTTTGGCTGGAAGCTACCGGGGGAGCAGACTGCACAGAAGTTCCAACAAAAATCATCGCCAACAAAGGGCTGCTGATCAATGGCCGTACTAATCCTTCGATTAAGGACGTCAAAATTACTTTGCTGTTTCCGAAGAATGCCGAGTTGACACCGCTAATCACCACTACCAACGAGAAGGGAGAGTTCAAATTTGGTCCTATTGATGCTAGTCTAACGGTGGAACTGTCGGCCGAAAAGGAATCTTACGTTTTTTCGGCATTCGATAAATCAACCAACAGCTTTAGTGGTCACAAGTTGTGCGAAATCATTGTCACGGTGAAAGATGATGCCGGTAATCGTCTATCCGGTGTGCTTCTGTCGCTTTCCGGAGCGGAAAGTTATCGCAAAAATTTAGTAACTG GTGAAGACGGCACCATTAAGTTTCATTCACTTTCGCCAAGTGAGTACTACTTACGAGCGATGATGAAGGAGTACGATTTCAAGCCAAACTCTAAGTTAATTGAAGTAAAGGAAGGTGCCACCGTTGTGCAGGAACTACTGGGAACTCGAACAGCTTTCTCCATTTTTGGGGCCATCACATCGTTGAACGGAGACCCCTTCCCGAATGTGGTTGTAGAAGCGGTAACGGACGATCGCTGCGGAAATCACCTGGAAGAGGGAACCAGTGAGTTCAATGGGTTGTACCGAATTCGTGGTCTACAACCCGGATGCCAGTATCGCGTTCGCGTGCGCACCAACGGGCCCACCGCCAACGTTGACCGTTCGATTCCGAAGGAGAagctcatcaacatcgaaaAGGGTGACATTCGTGACGTCAACATGATCGCCATCAGCCCGCTGACTTTTGTCGATGTGACCGTACGGGTGCTCGCTTCCGAAAACGACTACTACAAAACCCTTAAAATATTCTTGTACAAAAAAGGAAGCGATTCACCCGTTCACACCCAACGCATCGAGTCTCCACTGAACCCGAAGGGTAAAGTCAACCCAGGCATAATGGTGTTCTTCCCTCGCATCCCGTTCGACAGCAAAACGTACTACATCGAGCTGACTACCAGCTTGTCAGACAAAAACTACAAATTCACGCTTCCAACGGTGCAATTCACCGCCAACACGAGCAGCTACTTCACCGAAATGTACTTCCGCCCGGAACTGCGAACAGCCGAAAGTGATCTCAACCAAAACTCACTGTCCGCGATTGTACTCATCTTCATCGTAGGTTTCATCTTCTTCAAGCAAGATCTCGCCCTGGAACTGCTGGGGATGGTGTGGAACAAGGTCAGCTCAGCGGTGGGTGAAATCGTAAGCCGATCGAAACCAAAAGAACAGAAATACGAACCGGCCGTTATCGACGAAAAGGAAATCGATAAACTTGCCTCCAGTATCAACGCGATCAAAAAGAAGAAAGTCAAAAAGGCCAACTAA